A window of the Opitutaceae bacterium genome harbors these coding sequences:
- a CDS encoding CRTAC1 family protein has product MRSGVFLSGPEGGFHFSPLPRLAQIAPIEGMAAGDFDGDGRADILALHNSHAPTRVLGRFDGGIGVFLRGDGEGGFALVPAAESGLVVTGDSRALALIDLDGNGWPDFLATRNRGKALALENRGIPGHRSFSVTLEGPAGNPTAVGARISVDWADGRSGTSEVHAGSGSFSQSIASLFFGYKEGDPPIRIRVRWPSGRETGHNFTPEAAGIRLKSPSR; this is encoded by the coding sequence TTGCGCAGTGGAGTCTTTCTGAGCGGACCGGAGGGGGGCTTCCACTTTTCCCCCCTCCCGCGTCTGGCGCAGATTGCGCCGATCGAGGGCATGGCCGCCGGGGACTTCGACGGAGACGGGAGGGCGGATATCCTGGCTCTCCACAATTCACATGCGCCCACCCGGGTGTTGGGTCGTTTTGACGGCGGAATCGGCGTGTTCCTGCGGGGAGACGGGGAAGGCGGGTTCGCCCTTGTCCCTGCCGCGGAGTCCGGTCTTGTCGTGACCGGAGATTCGCGGGCGCTGGCCCTCATCGATCTGGACGGCAACGGGTGGCCGGATTTTCTGGCCACGCGAAACCGGGGGAAGGCACTTGCCCTGGAAAACCGGGGTATTCCCGGCCACCGGTCGTTTTCTGTCACCCTGGAGGGGCCGGCGGGGAATCCAACGGCGGTCGGTGCGCGAATTTCGGTGGATTGGGCCGACGGCCGGTCCGGGACCTCCGAAGTCCATGCAGGTTCGGGTTCTTTCAGCCAGTCGATCGCGTCGTTATTTTTTGGATACAAAGAAGGGGATCCTCCGATTCGTATCCGGGTGCGCTGGCCCTCTGGGCGGGAGACCGGGCATAATTTTACGCCTGAAGCGGCCGGGATCCGCCTGAAGTCACCGTCCCGTTGA
- a CDS encoding VCBS repeat-containing protein: MSVVWKGFLRMGMPVVERVGLILAGRGGRLARGAGPGLAGCLVVLALLAAPARAGGMDGLDEQTLSPRSTPSGPTLFTRLAPEETGVMAENLYDDPRMWNERYRELVFGALGTGVAVGDFDNDGRPDIFVVCKTRQPRLFRNLGNWEFEDVTEAAGLASGPSGVRARIRGWLGMETDAAVDPTEWKQGAAFVDVNNDGFLDLYLCRFAAPNLLYINQGDGRFREEAQARGLAVADASGMGAFHDYDRDGWLDLYLQTNMLDFDASPGGQRDYLFHNRGDGTFENVTDPAGIGGATAGHSATWWDYDNDGWPDLYVANDFATPDSLYRNNRDGTFTNVLDEVVPHTPYYSMGADAGDVNNDGWIDLLVADMASTTHEKDQRSMAGSRVRGQMDPEDERTPPQYMRNALYLNTNTGVVLEAAQMAGIDATDWTWSPRFEDFDNDGRIDLFVTNGMIREFHGSDLLERIMVSEDLAAPVRIMRESPVLNETNIAFRNLGDLRFENSGKSWGLDQNGVSFGSATGDFDGDGDLDLVFGNMDAFPTVLRNDGNGGNRVVIQLRGVESNRFGVGARVRIETVSGVQTRQLVIARGNLSSSEPVLHFGTGEDNRIGRLRVEWPGGRVQEYEDLPVNRKFVITETASAGRAQDEPLRPGDGPPQFAEVADRIGFHFMADQGEIDEFGRQPFLPMKQNLRGPSLAVGDLDGDGRDDILVGGSNRVPLRAFIGRSGGHFDPDPGHGSAHPGVLNDGPLLIADFSGDGIMDILRTRSGVAQPAGSAAYQPEIVTGGRDSPEPLAIPGANLSVGAAAAADFDRDGDLDLFLGARVEPGKYPLSPSSLLLINDEGAFHDVTHAIAPVLESVGMVTAALWTDVDGDGWPDLLLAVEWGPIVVLRNCEGAFFEDRSAAFGFASAGEGFWSSLAAADFNGDGQVDYVVGNLGLNTPYHASMEEPALLYLVRPGSSDNFRIVEAYYEDGNVYPRRTRAELGGSSAGFDASSLETVISRRPGWMRSSERTVWPGRGDSRSRNCAVESF; the protein is encoded by the coding sequence GTGTCAGTAGTGTGGAAAGGTTTTCTCCGGATGGGCATGCCGGTGGTCGAGCGGGTTGGACTCATTCTCGCCGGCCGGGGTGGGCGTCTTGCGCGCGGGGCCGGACCCGGTCTGGCCGGATGCCTGGTGGTCCTTGCCCTCCTGGCGGCTCCTGCCCGGGCGGGCGGGATGGATGGTCTGGATGAACAGACGTTGTCACCCCGTTCGACCCCTTCGGGCCCGACTCTTTTCACCCGGCTCGCTCCCGAGGAAACCGGGGTGATGGCGGAGAATCTCTACGACGACCCGAGGATGTGGAACGAACGGTACCGGGAGCTGGTTTTCGGAGCCCTTGGCACGGGTGTCGCCGTCGGTGACTTCGACAACGATGGCAGGCCGGACATCTTTGTGGTCTGCAAGACCCGACAGCCCCGGCTCTTCCGTAATCTGGGCAATTGGGAATTCGAGGATGTGACCGAGGCGGCGGGTCTGGCATCGGGTCCCTCGGGCGTGCGAGCGCGAATCCGGGGATGGTTGGGGATGGAAACGGATGCGGCGGTTGATCCGACCGAGTGGAAGCAGGGCGCGGCGTTCGTGGACGTAAACAACGACGGATTCCTCGACCTTTATCTCTGCCGGTTTGCCGCACCCAACCTTCTCTACATCAACCAGGGCGACGGCCGGTTCCGGGAAGAGGCGCAGGCACGTGGTCTCGCGGTCGCGGATGCATCCGGCATGGGTGCTTTCCATGATTATGATCGTGACGGTTGGCTCGACCTCTACCTGCAGACGAACATGCTTGATTTTGACGCCAGTCCCGGCGGTCAGCGGGATTATCTCTTCCACAACCGGGGGGATGGCACCTTCGAGAATGTCACGGACCCGGCCGGAATCGGCGGCGCGACGGCGGGCCACTCGGCCACCTGGTGGGATTACGACAATGACGGTTGGCCCGACCTCTACGTGGCGAACGACTTCGCGACGCCCGACTCCCTCTATCGAAACAATCGTGACGGCACCTTCACCAATGTTCTCGATGAGGTGGTCCCGCATACCCCTTATTATTCGATGGGCGCGGATGCCGGGGATGTGAACAATGACGGATGGATCGACCTCCTCGTCGCGGATATGGCGTCGACCACCCACGAGAAGGATCAGCGCAGCATGGCGGGATCGCGGGTCCGGGGGCAGATGGACCCCGAGGATGAGCGGACGCCGCCCCAGTACATGCGCAATGCGCTCTACCTGAATACGAATACCGGGGTGGTTCTGGAGGCGGCCCAGATGGCCGGGATCGACGCCACCGATTGGACCTGGTCGCCCCGTTTCGAGGATTTCGACAATGACGGGCGGATCGATCTGTTCGTGACGAACGGCATGATTCGCGAATTCCATGGATCGGACCTTCTTGAGCGGATCATGGTCAGTGAGGATCTGGCGGCCCCGGTCCGGATCATGCGTGAAAGTCCGGTTCTGAACGAAACCAACATCGCCTTCCGCAATCTCGGTGACCTGCGCTTTGAGAATTCCGGCAAGTCCTGGGGGCTTGATCAGAACGGGGTGAGTTTCGGGTCCGCCACGGGTGACTTCGACGGGGACGGGGATCTCGATCTTGTCTTTGGGAATATGGATGCCTTCCCGACGGTTTTGCGAAATGATGGGAACGGGGGTAATCGCGTGGTGATCCAGCTGCGTGGAGTGGAGTCGAACCGGTTCGGGGTGGGGGCGCGAGTGAGGATCGAGACGGTTTCGGGTGTGCAAACGCGCCAGCTGGTGATCGCGCGGGGCAATCTGTCGAGCAGTGAGCCGGTCCTGCACTTTGGAACAGGTGAAGATAATCGGATCGGCCGCCTGAGGGTCGAGTGGCCCGGCGGTCGTGTGCAGGAGTATGAGGATCTGCCGGTCAATCGGAAGTTCGTCATCACCGAGACGGCTTCGGCCGGGCGGGCGCAGGATGAACCTCTTCGGCCAGGCGATGGACCGCCGCAGTTTGCCGAGGTTGCGGACCGGATCGGGTTTCATTTTATGGCGGATCAGGGGGAAATCGACGAATTCGGCCGGCAGCCATTCCTGCCCATGAAGCAGAATCTGCGCGGTCCCTCCCTGGCGGTGGGCGACCTGGACGGAGATGGACGCGACGATATCCTCGTGGGTGGCTCCAACCGGGTCCCGCTCCGGGCCTTTATCGGGCGATCCGGCGGTCATTTTGATCCGGATCCCGGGCACGGTTCGGCTCATCCCGGTGTGCTCAACGACGGTCCCCTGCTCATCGCGGATTTCAGCGGTGATGGCATCATGGACATTCTGCGCACCCGCTCGGGGGTGGCCCAGCCGGCAGGATCCGCGGCCTACCAGCCCGAGATCGTCACCGGTGGCCGTGATTCGCCCGAGCCCCTGGCCATTCCGGGCGCGAACCTCAGCGTGGGCGCGGCGGCGGCAGCCGATTTCGATCGAGATGGAGACCTGGATCTGTTCCTCGGCGCCCGGGTTGAGCCCGGGAAGTACCCGTTGTCTCCCTCCAGTCTCCTCCTGATCAATGACGAGGGGGCCTTTCATGACGTCACCCACGCGATTGCACCGGTGCTGGAATCCGTGGGCATGGTCACCGCGGCTTTGTGGACCGATGTGGACGGTGACGGATGGCCCGACCTTCTCCTTGCGGTGGAGTGGGGCCCGATTGTCGTGTTGCGCAACTGCGAAGGCGCTTTCTTTGAGGATCGATCAGCCGCCTTCGGCTTTGCGTCGGCCGGTGAAGGCTTCTGGAGCTCGCTGGCAGCGGCTGATTTCAACGGGGATGGTCAGGTGGATTATGTCGTGGGAAATCTCGGCCTGAACACGCCCTACCACGCCTCGATGGAGGAACCCGCATTGCTCTACCTCGTCCGTCCCGGTTCGAGTGACAATTTCCGCATCGTCGAAGCCTATTATGAAGACGGGAACGTCTATCCCAGACGGACCCGGGCCGAATTGGGCGGGAGTTCCGCTGGATTCGACGCCAGTTCCCTCGAAACAGTGATTTCGCGACGGCCGGGCTGGATGAGATCATCGGAAAGGACCGTCTGGCCGGGTCGAGGCGATTCCAGGTCACGGAATTGCGCAGTGGAGTCTTTCTGA